DNA sequence from the Deltaproteobacteria bacterium genome:
TGGATCCAGAAAATTCGGATTCAGACCGTTTGCCGTGATGATTGCCTCGGCATGCTCCCGGGCTGTTTTCCGGTTTTTCAAAAACGCCTTTTCCAGATCTACCGTTGCAATTTCATTCTGAAAATACATCAGAAACTGGAGGTGTTCCGGGATGAAAACCTTCAATATGGTCCGGGTCTGCTTGCAGAAATAAATAGAATTCATCAGGGTTTCCCGGCCAAACGGTGTATTTCGGAATATATGTAACAATTCATTTTTCATTGCCAACCTTCTCCTTCCTGATGTTTACCATTATATGATTACCCGTAAAACGGCATTATGCCTCTTCATTGACCAAAAGCTCTTTGCGGTAATGGTCCATGATGGTTCCCTTGGAGATCAATCCCAAGAATTTTCCGCCCTGCACCACCGGCAAACTCCACAGGTGCATTTTGTCAAACACGCTAAAAACATGCGTCAATTCTTCCTCAAGAGACACCCGGAAAACATCACGATCCATGACCTGCTCGATGAGGATGGTGTCCAAAAGGTGGGGATCGAACAGGTAAGCACGGATGTCATCCAGGTGGATCATACCCAAAAATTCTCCGCTGTGGGAATCTTCCACCGGAAAATAATTGCGGTGGGACTGCTGTACAATGGGTACCAGCTCTTTTAAGCGCATTTCGGGATAAACGATCTGGCAGTCTCTTTCCAACAGTTCCTCGACATTCAGATGGGACAGGATCTGCCGGTCGGTGCGGGGTTTGATTATCTCGCCCCTGGAAACCAGTTCCTGGAGGTAAACCGATACGGGTTCAAAAAAATAGCTGACCGTCACACTGATAACCGCCACCAGCACGACTGAAATCAGGAAAGAGTAACTTCCTGTAATTTCCGCCACCAGGAAAACCCCGGTCATGGGGGCCTGCAACACGCCGCTGATGAGTCCGGCCATGCCCAAAAGGGCAAAATAGCCGCCGCCGGCCCAAGGCAGCGTCGGCAGGGCGGTAATAAGCGCCTTATGGTAAAACTGACCGGTAAAACTGCCAATTACCAAACAGGGGGCAAAAAGTCCTCCCGAACCGCCGCTGCCGATGGTCAACGATGTGGCGAGAATTTTAGCCAAGGCGGTAAGCCCCAGAATCCACAGGCTCGCCGTGTAGTTTTCACCGATGATGGATCGAATCATCTCATAGCCCTCGCCCAGTGCCCCCGGGAACTTTAGGCCGATAATGCCTACCAGAACACCCCCGGCGGCGGCGGAAAGCCATTTAACAGGAATTACTTTATGAGAGTGATCCTGCACAAAGCGCAAGATACGTATCAGGATAACGGAACCCATGGCCGTGATGACGGCCAGTCCCAGACAGGCCGCCAAATTCCAGAGGGAGATCACATCGGCATGATATTTAAAAGGGATCTGATTACCCTGGAGAAGGCGGCTGACCTCCGTCCCCACGACCGATGCAATGGCCACCGGAATGAGGTTGAGCGCGCTCCACTCACCCAGAATGGCTTCAAGCGTAAAAACGATGCCGGTTACCGGCGCATTGAAAATGGCAGCGATAGCCGCCGCCGCGCCGCAACCGACGACAACCACCCGCTGGCGGTCCTTCAATCGAAAATAGGTCCCGATGTTGGATCCGATGCTCGCCCCGCTGAGCACCACCGGGGCTTCGGGACCGGCGGAACCACCACTCGCAATCGTCAGCAGGCAGGCCACCAAACGTGAAAAGCTGCTCCGTAGTCGCAACAGGCCGCCGTGTTGGGAAATACTGTAAATGACTTCCGGTACACCGTGCCCACCGCCGTCTCTGACAACTTGGTTCAGAAAGATCGATGAAAGGGCCGCACCTGCAGCCGGAAAAAGAAAACTGTACCAGTTTCCCCGCCAGCTGTGCAGCCACTCGAAAACGATGGCCAGCGAACGGTTGAGCGCGACGGAGCCCACGCCCCCGCACACCCCCACG
Encoded proteins:
- a CDS encoding chloride channel protein, with the translated sequence MHKFFLHLNERFQLIIIAAIVGVCGGVGSVALNRSLAIVFEWLHSWRGNWYSFLFPAAGAALSSIFLNQVVRDGGGHGVPEVIYSISQHGGLLRLRSSFSRLVACLLTIASGGSAGPEAPVVLSGASIGSNIGTYFRLKDRQRVVVVGCGAAAAIAAIFNAPVTGIVFTLEAILGEWSALNLIPVAIASVVGTEVSRLLQGNQIPFKYHADVISLWNLAACLGLAVITAMGSVILIRILRFVQDHSHKVIPVKWLSAAAGGVLVGIIGLKFPGALGEGYEMIRSIIGENYTASLWILGLTALAKILATSLTIGSGGSGGLFAPCLVIGSFTGQFYHKALITALPTLPWAGGGYFALLGMAGLISGVLQAPMTGVFLVAEITGSYSFLISVVLVAVISVTVSYFFEPVSVYLQELVSRGEIIKPRTDRQILSHLNVEELLERDCQIVYPEMRLKELVPIVQQSHRNYFPVEDSHSGEFLGMIHLDDIRAYLFDPHLLDTILIEQVMDRDVFRVSLEEELTHVFSVFDKMHLWSLPVVQGGKFLGLISKGTIMDHYRKELLVNEEA